The Primulina eburnea isolate SZY01 chromosome 8, ASM2296580v1, whole genome shotgun sequence genome contains a region encoding:
- the LOC140838738 gene encoding protein STICHEL-like 4, translating to MTRAVRDRILQDVNGNISDHLRNHVHLTNCIHLKNHMHKNSPMLTDRALMRDLVVLQRSKSLRDPSASPSWQSPSVFDPCHKRGEKDVLANSRRSFGSERPKDSGRMSGSSPPIVAQSMSKTVVGQVNRHNERSATVVSNRSIKDEIRGRRRVKREESSRQSRESDAMFWHDDCPQHGNSLVPGGVSGNSELRDKTVKKNLGHRQDRHLEIVSDQLRNFKDECKDAASSRNVDNVRQKQVGKISEEAGASIRSHGNSLNRAKRRRFRGARRNRPYIAAQEAETQNEMSVASNSFAQGRAPQKYYIEEGAQEHDDQNVSGIHGNGCGIPWNWSSIHHRGKSFLDMAGRSFSCGLSDTRLKRGGSISQGRDIPDMPVMSEHSSSSKSEGEALPLLLDASGSQGSIDRAGWHHDYSGELGIFADNLLKQEIDSDLASEGRSHEQLKFRRQHNDMHQNLTQKYMPRTFKDLVGQNLVVQALSNAIAKRKVGLLYVFYGPHGTGKSSCARIFSRALNCQSLEHSKPCGFCNSCAAHNTGKNRNIREIGPISNIDFQGIIEVLDSMVTSQHQSHYRVVIFDECDTLSSDCWSAILKVIDRSPRRVVFILVCSSLDVLPHIIISRCQKFFFPKLKDADIIYTLQWIATKEDIEIDKDALKLTASRSDGSLRDAEMTLEQLSLLGQRISLCLVQELVGLISDEKLVDLLDLALSADTVNTVKNLREIMESGVEPLALMSQLATVITDILAGNYDFHKRRPKRKFFRRQILTKEDMEKLRQALKTLSEAEKQLRVSNDKMTWLTAALLQLAPDQQYIVPSSSADTSMNHSPLILNNDNLKERPRKSNAEMPAGSSGDVYQNAKGVSAEKGHVGNGMVSQQVYTTSSDKNKINKFQVQGKFHRELEEIWLEVLDKIPINSIKEFMYQEGKLISLSYGAAPTVQLLFNSQLTKSKAEKFSSYIFQAFELVLRSPVNIEIRYDTRKDIGAVPILLQASQAPSHLDLEPILFASNGIKSANHSDTRRLQDKDASSARLGRSEIVEIEASPGKYIGIKNSDEMADLDRQKNESALAGETSQKTSTNTSFPGQRKLGDRNQSLSLVRSRLSLAHVIQHTEACSQQNGWSKRKAVSIAEKLEQENLRLEPRSRRLFCWSAPTVSRRKLSRLRIRTRNPRTFLKFISCGRCLTSRSRR from the exons ATGACCAGGGCTGTTCGTGACCGGATACTCCAGGATGTGAATGGTAATATTAGCGATCATCTACGCAATCACGTTCATCTAACAAATTGCATTCATTTGAAGAATCACATGCATAAGAATAGTCCCATGTTGACTGATAGGGCTCTTATGAGGGACCTTGTTGTCCTTCAGAGGTCAAAGTCTTTAAGGGATCCTTCTGCGAGTCCTTCATGGCAGTCTCCTTCTGTATTTGATCCATGTCACAAAAGAGGGGAAAAGGATGTCTTGGCCAATTCAAGACGGTCCTTTGGCAGCGAGCGGCCTAAAGATAGTGGAAGAATGTCAGGTAGCTCCCCTCCGATTGTTGCTCAGTCAATGTCAAAAACAGTTGTTGGCCAGGTTAACAGGCATAATGAGAGGTCAGCCACAGTTGTGAGCAACCGTAGTATCAAGGATGAGATTCGGGGACGAAGAAGAGTCAAGAGAGAAGAATCTAGTAGACAGTCCAGGGAAAGTGATGCAATGTTTTGGCATGATGATTGCCCACAACATGGAAATAGTTTGGTCCCTGGTGGTGTTTCTGGAAACTCTGAATTGCGAGACAAGACTGTCAAAAAGAATCTCGGTCACAGACAAGATAGACACCTTGAGATCGTTTCTGACCAGTTAAGAAACTTTAAAGATGAATGCAAAGATGCGGCTTCATCTCGAAATGTTGACAATGTAAGGCAGAAACAGGTTGGAAAAATATCTGAAGAAGCAGGAGCAAGCATTCGCAGTCATGGTAATAGTCTGAACAGGGCAAAAAGACGCAGGTTTCGAGGGGCTAGAAGAAACCGGCCTTACATTGCTGCCCAAGAAGCtgaaactcaaaatgaaatgTCGGTGGCCTCTAATTCATTTGCTCAAGGCAGAGCTCCTCAGAAATATTATATTGAAGAGGGAGCACAAGAGCATGATGATCAAAATGTCTCTGGCATTCATGGGAATggatgtggtattccttggAACTGGTCAAGCATTCACCACAGAGGGAAGTCATTTCTTGACATGGCTGGCAGGAGCTTTTCTTGCGGGTTATCTGATACAAGGTTAAAAAGAGGTGGTTCTATTTCCCAAGGGAGGGATATCCCAGATATGCCCGTCATGTCAGAGCATTCAAGTTCATCTAAATCTGAGGGGGAAGCATTGCCTCTGCTGCTTGATGCTTCTGGATCTCAAGGAAGCATCGATCGTGCTGGTTGGCATCATGATTACTCAGGAGAGTTGGGCATTTTTGCAGACAATCTGCTTAAGCAGGAGATCGACTCCGATCTTGCATCAGAAGGTAGATCCCACGAGCAACTTAAATTTCGAAGGCAACACAATGATATGCATCAAAATCTCACTCAAAAATACATGCCTAGAACATTCAAAGATCTGGTGGGTCAGAACCTGGTGGTGCAGGCTCTTTCAAATGCTATTGCAAAAAGAAAGGTTGGTTTGCTCTATGTGTTTTACGGTCCCCATGGAACTGGTAAAAGCTCCTGTGCCCGCATATTTTCCAGAGCTTTAAATTGCCAGTCTTTAGAGCATTCAAAACCTTGTGGATTTTGCAATTCTTGTGCTGCACATAATACGGGAAAAAATCGAAATATTAGGGAAATTGGCCCGATTAGTAACATTGACTTTCAAGGGATAATTGAAGTTCTTGACAGTATGGTTACTTCGCAGCATCAATCTCATTACAGAGTCGTCATATTCGACGAATGTGATACTTTGTCTTCGGATTGTTGGAGTGCAATATTGAAGGTCATTGATCGATCCCCTAGGCGTGTCGTTTTCATCCTTGTTTGCTCAAGTCTTGATGTGTTGCCTCATATAATAATATCCAGGTGCCAGAAATTCTTTTTTCCGAAGTTGAAGGATGCAGACATAATATATACTCTGCAATGGATAGCAACCAAAGAAGACATAGAAATTGATAAGGATGCTCTGAAGCTGACGGCATCAAGGTCAGATGGATCTTTGAGGGATGCTGAGATGACTCTGGAGCAATTAAGTTTGCTCGGACAGAGAATTTCTCTTTGCCTGGTTCAAGAACTG GTTGGGCTTATTTCGGATGAGAAGTTGGTTGATCTACTTGATTTGGCACTATCTGCAGACACTGTCAATACAGTGAAAAATCTTAGAGAGATTATGGAATCTGGTGTAGAGCCATTGGCATTAATGTCACAGCTTGCTACAGTCATAACCGATATTCTTGCTGGAAACTATGATTTTCACAAAAGAAGACCTAAAAGAAAGTTTTTTCGGCGACAAATAT TAACCAAAGAAGACATGGAAAAACTGCGTCAAGCACTGAAAACATTGTCGGAAGCAGAAAAACAGCTGAGGGTATCAAATGACAAGATGACTTGGCTGACTGCTGCATTGCTGCAACTGGCTCCCGATCAACAGTACATTGTACCAAGTTCCTCCGCTGATACCAGTATGAATCACAGTCCCCTAATCTTGAATAATGATAATTTAAAAGAGAGGCCAAGGAAAAGCAATGCTGAAATGCCAGCTGGAAGTTCAGGAGATGTTTATCAAAATGCCAAGGGTGTTAGTGCGGAGAAGGGTCATGTCGGAAATGGAATGGTTTCTCAACAGGTGTACACCACCTCCagtgataaaaataaaataaataagtttCAAGTACAAGGTAAGTTTCATCGCGAACTCGAAGAAATTTGGTTGGAAGTGCTTGATAAAATCCCAATCAATAGCATAAAAGAGTTCATGTATCAGGAGGGAAAGCTGATCTCTCTCAGTTATGGTGCAG CTCCAACTGTGCAATTGCTGTTCAATTCGCAGCTGACAAAATCCAAGGCCGAAAAATTTAGTTCGTACATCTTCCAAGCATTTGAGTTAGTCCTTAGATCCCCTGTGAACATAGAGATCAGATACGACACAAGAAAAGATATTGGCGCTGTACCAATTTTATTACAAGCATCTCAGGCTCCATCCCATTTAGATTTGGAACCCATTCTTTTCGCTAGTAATGGGATTAAATCGGCAAATCATAGTGATACCAGAAGGCTCCAAGATAAAGATGCTTCTTCTGCTAGGTTGGGTAGAAGTGAAATTGTTGAAATCGAAGCTTCTCCAGGAAAGTATATCGGTATTAAAAACAGTGATGAAATGGCAGACTTAGACAGGCAAAAGAATGAGAGTGCTTTAGCTGGAGAAACATCACAGAAGACGTCTACCAATACTTCATTTCCTGGTCAGAGAAAATTGGGAGACAGAAATCAGAGTCTTAGCCTTGTTAGAAGCCGATTATCTCTTGCCCATGTAATTCAGCACACAGAGGCTTGTTCACAACAAAATGGATGGTCAAAGCGTAAGGCAGTCTCCATTGCTGAAAAGCTTGAACAAGAAAATCT GAGACTAGAACCAAGATCAAGGAGATTGTTTTGCTGGAGTGCTCCAACAGTTTCACGTCGAAAG CTTTCAAGATTGAGAATCAGAACAAGGAATCCACGCACATTTCTAAAATTTATCTCCTGCGGAAGGTGTCTCACCAGTAGATCTCGAAGGTAA